Within the Anaerotignum faecicola genome, the region ATGGCAAAGGAAAAGAAAAAGCTGCCCTTGGCGGCATATATTTTTGCAGGTCTGGTGCTGGGGATTCTGGCGGGGGCTGCATTGATGAAAACGCCTGAGATTGCGGTGGAATACATTAAGCCGTTCGGGACGTTATTTTTAAACTTAGTGAAATTCATTGTAGTGCCGATTGTGCTGTTCTCGATTATGAGCGGTGTGATTTCCATGCAGGACATGCGGAAGGTTGGCAGTATCGGGGTGAAAACCGTTTGCTATTATATGTGTACAACGGCGATGGCAGTGCTGATTGGTCTGGTGATTGCGAACCTTTGCAAGGGTTTTTTCCATCAGCTTGCGACATCGGGATTGGAATATGAGGCGGCGGAGGCACCGAGCTTTATCGAAACCATCGTGAATATTTTCCCGAATAACGCATTGGAGCCTATGGTAAACGCAAATATGCTGCAGGTTATCGTGATTGCGCTGTTCTTTGGGTTTGGCGCGATTGCGGTTGGCGAAAAAGGAAGGGCGTTTACGGAATTTGTAGAGAGCGCAAGTGCGATTTCCATGTATGTAATGGATACAATCATCAAGCTGAGCCCGATTGGCGTTTTTTGCTTGATTACACCTGTGGTAGCGGAAAACGGCCCCTCTGTATTGGGGGATTTGGCAACGGTGCTTCTGGTGGCGTATGCGGCGTATATTCTGCACATGGTGGTTGTGTATTCGCTGACGGTGAAGGCGATGGGCGGACTGAGCCCGATTCAGTTCTTTAAGGGGATGCTGCCGGCAATCCTGTTTGCATTTTCCAGTGCATCTTCCGTAGGGACACTGCCGCTGAATCTGGAATGTGTGCAGAAGCTGGGGGCGAAGAAGGATGTTGCAAGCTTTGTGCTGCCCTTGGGCGCGACCATCAATATGGATGGTACGGCAATTTATCAGGGCGTGTGCGTCATTTTCATTGCGACCTGTTTTGGGGTTGACCTGACGATTGGACAGCAGCTGACAATCATTCTGACGGCAACACTGGCATCCATCGGAACAGCAGGCGTGCCCGGGGCAGGGATGATTATGCTGGCAATGGTGCTGCAGAGCGTTGGCCTGCCCGTAGAGGGGATTGCGCTTGTGGCAGGGATAGACCGTATTTTTGACATGGGACGAACAACGGTAAACATTACCGGGGATGCGGCATGTACGCTTTGCGTTTCTAAGATGGAGGAGAAAAGACAGGCACAGAAGAAAACTGAGGCGTAAGAACAGAATAGACAGAAAAGGAACCCTGATGGCATGCCATTGGGGTTTTGCTTTTGGGGATTTTGCTGCATTATATAGAAGAAGCAGAGGGAAATGAGGGGGTCGAATCGGTGAAATTGCGGAAAAATCAGGGGGTTGAAAAGAAAAAGAGAAAAAGTGAAAAAAGGTGTTGACATTTTTCGGCAAGCGTGTATAATATATAAATGTTCCCGCGAAAACGGCGGAGCAAACTGAGAAAATCGAATCACAGAAATCGCAGAAGATTGAAAAGTTTTTAAATAAAAACATTGACAAGCGGACGCGAACCTGATATACTAATTTCTGCTGATGTGAAATATCAGTAAAAAGCACAAAAATAAAAATAAAAAAGTGCTTGACAAGAGAATGAAGATTTGATAAAATAATCTTCGCTGCTGAAAAGCAGATTGATCCTTGAAAACTGAACAATGGATATGAATAAACACAACCCATAGTCAATTCAAGCAAACGGAAACGAATGCTAAAAAGACAAATTTTGCCGGTTTAGAAAAACCGGAGTTAGCCAGAAAAACTGGCTAGGAACAAAACTTTAACATAAGAGTTTGATCCTGGCTCAGGATGAACGCTGGCGGCGTGCTTAACACATGCAAGTCGAACGAAGATACTTAAAATGAGAGCTTCGGCAGGATTTTTATTTATCTTAGTGGCGGACGGGTGAGTAACGTGTGGGCAACCTGCCCTATACTGGGGAATAATCACTGGAAACGGTGACTAATACCGCATGTCATTACGGAAGGGCATCCTTCTGTAAGAAAAGGAGTAATTCGGTATAGGATGGGCCCGCATCTGATTAGCTAGTTGGTGAGATAACAGCCCACCAAGGCGACGATCAGTAGCCGACCTGAGAGGGTGATCGGCCACATTGGGACTGAGACACGGCCCAAACTCCTACGGGAGGCAGCAGTGGGGAATATTGCACAATGGGGGAAACCCTGATGCAGCAACGCCGCGTGAAGGATGAAGGTTTTCGGATCGTAAACTTCTATCAATAGGGACGAAGAAAGTGACGGTACCTAAATAAGAAGCCCCGGCTAACTACGTGCCAGCAGCCGCGGTAATACGTAGGGGGCAAGCGTTATCCGGAATTACTGGGTGTAAAGGGAGCGTAGGCGGCACGCCGAGCCAGATGTGAAAGCCCGAGGCTTAACCTCGTGGATTGCATTTGGAACTGGCGAGCTAGAGTACAGGAGAGGAAAGCGGAATTCCTAGTGTAGCGGTGAAATGCGTAGATATTAGGAAGAACACCAGTGGCGAAGGCGGCTTTCTGGACTGAAACTGACGCTGAGGCTCGAAAGCGTGGGGAGCAAACAGGATTAGATACCCTGGTAGTCCACGCCGTAAACGATGAGTGCTAGGTGTCGGGGAGGAATCCTCGGTGCCGCAGCTAACGCAATAAGCACTCCACCTGGGGAGTACGACCGCAAGGTTGAAACTCAAAGGAATTGACGGGGGCCCGCACAAGCGGTGGAGCATGTGGTTTAATTCGAAGCAACGCGAAGAACCTTACCAAGGCTTGACATCCCGATGACCGCTCTAGAGATAGAGCTTCTCTTCGGAGCATCGGTGACAGGTGGTGCATGGTTGTCGTCAGCTCGTGTCGTGAGATGTTGGGTTAAGTCCCGCAACGAGCGCAACCCTTATCCTTAGTAGCCATCATTCAGTTGGGCACTCTAGGGAGACTGCCGTGGATAACACGGAGGAAGGTGGGGATGACGTCAAATCATCATGCCCCTTATGTCTTGGGCTACACACGTGCTACAATGGCTGGTAACAGAGTGAAGCGAGACGGCGACGTTAAGCAAATCACAAAAACCCAGTCCCAGTTCGGATTGTAGTCTGCAACTCGACTACATGAAGCTGGAATCGCTAGTAATCGCGAATCAGAATGTCGCGGTGAATACGTTCCCGGGCCTTGTACACACCGCCCGTCACACCATGGGAGTTGGAAGCACCCGAAGTCGGTGACCTAACCGTAAGGAAGGAGCTGCCGAAGGTGAAGCCAGTGACTGGGGTGAAGTCGTAACAAGGTAGCCGTATCGGAAGGTGCGGCTGGATCACCTCCTTTCTATGGAGAAAAGCGGAGAAAAGCTGCATAAAAGCTTTTGTCAGAATGGATTGCTTGCAAGACAGGCTGACAAAGAGGTTTTAGGTAGGTTTGCGGAGCAAATACATGAGTAATGCGAAGCATTACGAATGGTTTTCGTAAACATTTTTCAACGCAAGGTTGTGAAAGATATTCATTGTTCGGTTTTGAAGGATCAAACCTTCAAACAAAATAGGAAACACACAAAACATCTTCGGTGATGATGCGCTTGGGGGACACACCCGTTCCCATTCCGAACACGACGGTTAAGACCCAAGCGGTCGATGGTACTTGGTGGGCAGCTGCCTGGGAGAGTAGATGGTCGCCGAAGTCCTATGGGCTCATAGCTCAGCTGGTTAGAGCGCACGCCTGATAAGCGTGAGGTCGGTGGTTCGAGTCCACTTGAGCCCATTTTGTGTGGTCTGGGGATATAGCTCAGCTGGGAGAGCACCTGCCTTGCAAGCAGGGGGTCACGAGTTCGAATCTCGTTATCTCCACTTACCGGCTTAAAGAAGTCGGGATGCACCTTGAAAACTGAATACAAGTAAAGCAAAAATAGAGTCAATCGAGAAAACAAAATTTTCTATTTTCAAATGTAACAAAAGTTGTATCGCTACAACGAAACATTCCAGAGAAATAGCTATTATATTAAACTGGTCAAGCAAGAAAGAGCACAAGGAGAATGCCTTGGCACTAGGAGCCGATGAAAGACGTGGTAAGCTGCGAAAAGCTTCGGGGAGGCGCAAACAGCCATCGATCCGGAGATATCTGAATGGGGAAACCTACTTGAGCAAACCTCAAGTATCCATGCGTGAATCCATAGCGTATGGAAGGGAACGCTGTGAACTGAAACATCTAAGTAGCAGTAGGAGGAGAAAGAAAACTCGATTTCCTAAGTAGCGGCGAGCGAACGGGAAAGAGGCCAAACCGAAGGACCTGGTTCTTCGGGGTTGCGGACTGCAATTAGCATTGCTGAGAGATAGA harbors:
- a CDS encoding dicarboxylate/amino acid:cation symporter; translation: MAKEKKKLPLAAYIFAGLVLGILAGAALMKTPEIAVEYIKPFGTLFLNLVKFIVVPIVLFSIMSGVISMQDMRKVGSIGVKTVCYYMCTTAMAVLIGLVIANLCKGFFHQLATSGLEYEAAEAPSFIETIVNIFPNNALEPMVNANMLQVIVIALFFGFGAIAVGEKGRAFTEFVESASAISMYVMDTIIKLSPIGVFCLITPVVAENGPSVLGDLATVLLVAYAAYILHMVVVYSLTVKAMGGLSPIQFFKGMLPAILFAFSSASSVGTLPLNLECVQKLGAKKDVASFVLPLGATINMDGTAIYQGVCVIFIATCFGVDLTIGQQLTIILTATLASIGTAGVPGAGMIMLAMVLQSVGLPVEGIALVAGIDRIFDMGRTTVNITGDAACTLCVSKMEEKRQAQKKTEA